From the genome of Candidatus Paceibacterota bacterium:
CAGCGTGGGTGGGCTGCCACTGCCAATATGGACCAGCAAGTAGGTGACCGGGCCATTCTCCAAAGCAGTAGTATCGCCATCTCCCCTGTGCCCCACGGTGCTGCCCGCCGCTGTCCCCCAGGCTGTGCCGCCTGTATTCTGGATTACCGTGGTCTGCGGATCGTTTACCACAAACGGGCTGGAGGCCTGCTTCGCAAACAGGTATCCGTTCGCTCCAAGCGAAAAGGCTCCCAGATCGAAGAACTGGTTGATGTCGCCCCAGTCGGCCGGTGCAGTTCCACCATTGCCATCCACACCAATGAGGTAATAGCCCGTCAGCGCCATGTTCGGCGGGCCGCGCAATTCGAAGTGTTCGTTGCCCGTGTCGCTACCGGGGCCGTTGGGGAGCACTTCGTTGATATAGACCGGGCCGGCGGCGTTGGCCGCGCCGGCGAGAACCGCCAGAATGGCGAGGGAGGTGAGGGTTCTTTTCATATCCTTATGGTTGGCTCGTGACTGGTTGCGTTGTGATCCGGCACTGTCGGTTTGTCGGCTGCTACTGGTACCACACCTTGGATTGTGCTCCAAAGTGCCAGCTCCGGTCCATAGAACGTTTGTTCTATAGACTCCGGGTGACGTGCGCGCGTATTCTCGCCCCCATAGAGACTAAGATTAAGACTTTGCACCTATGAAAACCCGACTAAATCGTTTCATCAAGAGTGTGACGGCTGGGGCTGTCGTTGCGGCATTTGCGGTCAGCGCGCAGGGCAAACTCCTGGTCACGGAGTTCATGGCCAATCCGAGCGGAACGGATGCTGACCGGGAGTGGATCGAGATCTTCAACCTAAGTGAGTCCGCCCTCAGTCTGGACGGTTACAAGGTCGGAGACGAGGAGACCAAGCCGGGTGATGAGGGCATGTACAGTTTTCCCGCCGGGACCACGATCGCTCCGTTTCAAACTTATGTCATCGCCGTTAAGGCCACCGGATTCTACGCCCTTTATGGCAAGAATCCAGATTTCGAGACCTCGTTGGACACGGACTCGGCCGTACCGAACATGACTCAATACACCGCCTGGGGCACAGGTCTTATAGCCCTCAATAATACCGGCGACCACGCCTTGATCGTGGATCCGTTTGACAACATCGTGGATGGCGCCAATCACGGCGATG
Proteins encoded in this window:
- a CDS encoding lamin tail domain-containing protein, producing the protein MKTRLNRFIKSVTAGAVVAAFAVSAQGKLLVTEFMANPSGTDADREWIEIFNLSESALSLDGYKVGDEETKPGDEGMYSFPAGTTIAPFQTYVIAVKATGFYALYGKNPDFETSLDTDSAVPNMTQYTAWGTGLIALNNTGDHALIVDPFDNIVDGANHGDVTKFFTGAPTLADNQSYERISPVDTDTAADWVVRTTGNATPGFTSIPEPSALALGLLAASLLVIRRRV